From Camelina sativa cultivar DH55 chromosome 20, Cs, whole genome shotgun sequence, the proteins below share one genomic window:
- the LOC104772887 gene encoding protein NRT1/ PTR FAMILY 5.2-like: protein MTVEEVGDDYTKDGTVDLRDNPVRRSIRGRWKACSFVVVYEVFERMAYYGISSNLVIYMTTKLHQGTVKSSNNVTNWVGTSWLTPILGAYVADAHLGRYITFVISCAIYFSGMMVLTLSVSIPGLKPPECSAANVEDCKNPSVLQLAVFFGALYTLAIGTGGTKPNISTIGADQFDVFDPKEKIQKLSFFNWWMFSIFFGTLFANTILVYVQDNVGWTLGYGLPTMGLAISISIFLFGTPFYRHKLPTGSPFTKMARVIVASFRKANAPMAHGLTSFHELPSLEYERKSTFPIQSTPSLRFLDRASLKTGTNHKWNLCTTTEVEETKQMLRMLPVLFITFIPSMMIAQINTLFVKQGTTLDRKVTGAFSIPPASLSAFVTLSMLISIVIYDRVFVKLTRKYTGNPRGITLLQRMGIGLIFHILIMIVASVTERYC from the exons ATGACAGTAGAAGAGGTTGGAGACGACTACACAAAAGATGGAACAGTTGATCTTCGTGACAATCCTGTTCGAAGATCCATTAGAGGTCGTTGGAAAGCTTGTTCCTTCGTCGTTG tGTACGAGGTGTTTGAACGGATGGCTTATTACGGAATATCAAGCAACCTAGTGATTTACATGACAACCAAACTGCACCAAGGAACAGTCAAGTCGTCGAACAATGTGACCAATTGGGTTGGGACTAGTTGGCTCACACCAATCTTGGGTGCTTATGTCGCAGACGCTCATCTTGGTCGCTACATCACTTTCGTTATCTCTTGTGCTATCTATTTCTCG GGGATGATGGTGTTAACATTATCAGTATCCATACCGGGACTTAAGCCACCAGAATGTTCCGCGGCTAATGTGGAAGATTGCAAAAACCCTTCGGTTCTACAATTAGCAGTTTTCTTTGGAGCGTTATACACATTAGCGATCGGTACGGGTGGTACGAAACCGAACATATCAACAATAGGAGCCGATCAGTTCGATGTGTTCGACCCAAAGGAGAAGATTCAAAAGCTATCGTTCTTCAATTGGTGGATGTTTAGTATCTTCTTTGGTACTCTCTTTGCCAACACTATTCTTGTCTATGTTCAAGATAATGTTGGCTGGACCTTGGGTTATGGACTTCCAACAATGGGTTTGGCTATTTCCATTTCCATTTTCTTGTTCGGCACTCCGTTTTACCGCCATAAACTACCCACTGGTAGCCCATTCACCAAGATGGCTCGTGTCATTGTGGCATCATTTCGCAAAGCCAATGCACCGATGGCTCATGGCCTCACGAGCTTCCACGAGCTGCCTTCCCTTGAATATGAGCGGAAAAGTACCTTCCCCATCCAATCCACCCCAAGTTTACG ATTTTTAGACAGAGCTTCACTCAAAACAGGAACAAATCATAAATGGAATCTATGTACAACCACAGAAgtcgaagaaacaaaacaaatgctAAGAATGTTACCAGTCTTGTTCATAACTTTCATCCCAAGCATGATGATCGCTCAAATAAACACTTTGTTTGTCAAACAAGGAACCACTCTAGACCGGAAGGTCACTGGAGCTTTCAGCATCCCACCAGCTAGTCTCTCCGCTTTCGTCACACTCTCGATGCTCATTTCCATAGTCATATACGATCGAGTCTTCGTTAAGCTAACCCGAAAATACACTGGAAATCCAAGAGGCATTACTTTGCTTCAACGAATGGGAATTGGTCTTATCTTTCATATCCTCATCATGATCGTTGCATCTGTCACTGAAAGGTATTGTTAA
- the LOC104771865 gene encoding uncharacterized protein LOC104771865 — protein MEIFVKKEYLDLVLVPFGLIIVLSYHLFLLYRILYFPYHTIIGFMNIDKSIWVDRIMQARKDELGCALTVLSSSISASTFMASIALTLSSLIGAWIGSSPVNMTVFTGHFVYGDTSSITMVIKYTSLLICFLVAFCCFVQSTRCFLHANYLITTPGGDIPPDMVKRFVLRGGNFWSLGLRALYLALNLLLWLFGPIPMFINSVLMVMCLYYLDSNSVAQPLYHRTFEAEQIVKKMRGVLPEQLTFRCD, from the exons atggagatatTTGTGAAGAAGGAGTACTTAGATTTGGTTCTTGTCCCATTTGGATTAATCATAGTTTTATCTTACCATCTATTTCTTCTCTATAGAATTCTTTATTTTCCTTATCACACCATTATCGGTTTCATGAACATCGATAAATCCATTTGGGTCGACCGTATCATGCAG GCAAGAAAAGATGAATTGGGTTGTGCTTTAACGGTTCTTTCGAGCAGCATATCAGCTTCAACATTCATGGCATCCATTGCTTTAACATTGAGTTCACTAATCGGCGCGTGGATAGGGAGCTCACCGGTTAATATGACGGTTTTTACGGGACATTTTGTCTATGGAGACACAAGTTCAATCACAATGGTCATCAAATACACGTCTCTTCTCATCTGTTTCCTAGTTGCATTCTGCTGTTTTGTTCAATCCACGAGATGTTTTCTACATGCGAACTATCTTATTACCACACCGGGAGGAGATATACCGCCGGATATGGTGAAGAGATTTGTCTTGAGAGGCGGTAACTTTTGGTCGTTGGGTCTTAGGGCTCTTTACTTGGCTCTTAATCTATTGTTGTGGCTTTTCGGACCGATTCCGATGTTTATCAACTCGGTTTTGATGGTCATGTGTTTGTATTATCTCGACTCGAACTCGGTGGCGCAGCCTCTTTATCACCGGACTTTCGAGGCGGAGCAAATTGTCAAGAAGATGAGAGGAGTTTTGCCTGAACAGTTGACTTTTAGATgtgattga
- the LOC104771866 gene encoding guanylate-binding protein 3: MRRIFSRGGGKESPTEPASPSPRSYPSTSPASSSAVTGPPRPIRLVYCDDKGKFRMDPEAVATLQLVKEPIGVVSVCGRARQGKSFILNQLLGRSNGFQVASTHKPCTKGLWLWSSPIKRTALDGTEYNLLLLDSEGIDAYDQTGTYSTQIFSLAVLLSSMFVYNQMGGIDEASLDRLSLVTQMTKHIRVKASGGTSSRSELGQFSPIFVWLLRDFYLDLVEDNRKISPRDYLEIALRSIQGTGEDIGAKNEIRDSIRALFPDRECFTLVRPLNNEKDLQRLDQISLEKLRPEFGAGLDAFTKFVFEKTRPKQLGGTVMTGPILVGITQSYLDALNNGAVPTITSSWQSVEETECRRAYDSGVDAYMAAFDQSKAPEEGALREEHEEAVRKALAMFNSNAVGAGSARKKYEDHLHKDLKKKFEDYKKNAFMEADLRCTTTIQRMEKQLRAACHASNANMDNVVKVLEARLAEYETSCHGPGKWQKLSVFLQQSLEGPIYDLTKRLIDSIAIEKNSLAVKFRSVEDAMKHLKQQLDDSERYKLEYQKRYDESNNDKKKLEDIYRERITKLQGENSSLNERCSTLVKTVESKKEEIKEWKRNYDQIVLKQKAVQDQLNSEMEVLRTRSTTSEARLAAAREQAKSAQEETEDWKRKYDYAVGEARSALQKAASVQERSGKETQLREDVLREEFGVTLAQKDEEIKEKATKIEKAEQSLTVLRSELKVAESNIKSFDVELASLKLELREMADKLDSANTNALAYEKEANKLEQEKMRMEQKYRSEFQSFDEVKERCKTAEIEAKRAIKLADKARADAVTSQKEKSETQRLAMERLAQIERAERQIENLERQKTDLEDELRKLRVSEMEAVSKVTVLEARVEEREKEIGSLLKETNEQRAHNVKSLEKLLDEERKAHIAANRRAEALSLELQAAQASVDNLQQELAQARLKETALDNKIRAASSSRGKRSRIEEVVDMDIGDTSDRIIRTNKRARSARGDDQGPTDEGDEDFQSHQDNGEEEEEEDYRKLTVQNLKHELTKYDCGHLLLNRGHQNKKEILALYETHVLPKKALGKEEERKRQREVTSS; the protein is encoded by the exons ATGAGGAGGATTTTTagtagaggaggaggaaagGAGTCGCCGACTGAGCCCGCTTCTCCGTCACCGAGATCATACCCTTCGACTTCTCCGGCATCTTCGTCTGCAGTGACGGGTCCTCCGAGGCCGATTCGTTTAGTGTATTGTGATGACAAGGGCAAGTTTCGGATGGACCCTGAAGCTGTTGCTACTTTGCAACTAGTTAAGGAACCAATTGGTGTTGTTTCGGTTTGTGGTAGGGCTCGTCAAGGAAAGAGCTTTATTTTGAatcag cttCTTGGACGCAGTAATGGGTTTCAAGTAGCATCAACACATAAGCCGTGTACCAAGGGGCTTTGGTTGTGGAGTTCTCCTATTAAAAGAACAGCTCTTGACGGAACTGAATACAATCTTTTGCTGTTAGATAGTGAAGGGATTGATGCTTACGACCAAACG GGTACCTATAGCACTCAGATATTCTCATTAGCTGTTCTTTTGTCAAGCATGTTCGTATACAATCAG ATGGGAGGTATTGACGAAGCTTCGCTCGATCGTCTTTCTCTTGTCACTCAAATGACAAAGCATATCCGCGTAAAAGCTTCTGGAGGAACGAGCTCACGTTCTGAACTTGGGCAATTTTCTCCCATCTTTGTCTGGCTGTTGAGG GACTTTTATTTGGATCTAGTGGAAGATAATCGAAAAATTAGTCCACGTGACTATTTAGAAATTGCATTAAGGTCAATTCAAGGTACTGGAGAAGATATCGGTGCAAAAAATGAG atccGAGATTCTATTCGTGCCCTTTTTCCGGACAGAGAGTGCTTTACCCTTGTAAGGCCTCTGAACAATGAAAAGGACCTGCAGAGACTTGATCAAATTTCG TTGGAAAAATTGAGACCTGAATTCGGTGCTGGCCTGGATGCATTTACCAAGTTTGTTTTTGAGAAGACGAGGCCCAAGCAATTAGGGGGTACTGTGATGACTGGCCCTATTCTTGTTGGTATTACACAGTCTTATCTGGATGCGTTGAATAATGGTGCTGTGCCAACAATAACCTCATCTTGGCAG AGTGTGGAAGAAACTGAGTGTCGAAGAGCATATGATTCTGGAGTAGACGCCTATATGGCTGCCTTTGACCAATCAAAAGCTCCTGAAGAA GGTGCGCTGAGGGAAGAACATGAAGAAGCAGTTCGAAAAGCCTTGGCTATGTTTAACTCTAATGCTGTAGGAGCTGGTTCAGCAAGAAAAAAATACGAGGATCATCTCCACAAGGACTTGAAGAAAAAGTTTGAG GATTACAAGAAGAACGCTTTTATGGAAGCAGATTTGCGATGCACAACTACTATCCAGCGAATGGAAAAGCAGCTGAGAGCAGCTTGTCATGCCTCTAATGCAAATATGGATAATGTTGTCAAG GTTCTAGAAGCTCGTTTGGCAGAATATGAGACATCATGCCATGGCCCTGGGAAATGGCAGAAACTTTCTGTCTTTTTGCAACAAAG CTTGGAAGGACCTATATATGATCTCACCAAAAGGCTTATAGATAGCATCGCTATAGAGAAAAACTCACTTGCGGTGAAATTCCGTTCTGTTGAAGATGCAATGAAACATCTAAAGCAGCAGTTAGATGATAGCGAGAGATACAAGTTGGAATACCAGAAACGTTATGATGAATCCAACAATGACAAGAAGAAGCTGGAAGATATATACAGAGAGCGCATAACTAAACTACAGGGGGAGAATAGTTCTCTGAACGAGCGATGCTCTACTCTGGTTAAAACCGTGGAatctaaaaaagaagaaatcaaagaatgGAAAAGAAATTATGACCAGATTGTTTTGAAGCAAAAAGCTGTTCAAGATCAGCTTAATTCCGAAATGGAAGTCCTTAGGACAAGAAGTACTACATCTGAAGCTAGGCTAGCTGCAGCGAGAGAACAAGCGAAATCCGCTCAAGAAGAGACTGAGGATTGGAAAAGGAAGTATGACTATGCTGTGGGAGAAGCAAGATCTGCTCTGCAAAAGGCTGCTTCAGTGCAAGAGCGTTCAGGCAAGGAAACACAATTGAGGGAAGATGTTCTTAGGGAGGAATTTGGTGTCACTTTAGCGCAGAag GATGAAGAAATCAAGGAGAAGGCTACAAAAATTGAGAAGGCAGAGCAGTCTCTAACGGTTCTAAGATCAGAGTTGAAG GTGGctgaatcaaatattaaaagCTTTGACGTGGAGTTAGCATCTCTGAAATTAGAATTAAGGGAAATGGCTGATAAGTTGGACAGTGCCAACACAAATGCTTTAGCATATGAAAAGGAAGCTAACAAGTTGGAGCAGGAGAAAATGCGTATGGAGCAAAAGTATCGATCTGAGTTTCAAAGTTTCGATGAAGTCAAAGAGAGATGTAAGACAGCTGAAATAGAAGCTAAACGTGCTATCAAACTGGCGGATAAAGCACGAGCTGATGCTGTCACTTCCCAAAAGGAGAAAAGTGAGACTCAGAGGTTGGCGATGGAGAGACTTGCTCAGATCGAACGAGCTGAGAGGCAAATTGAAAACTTGGAGAGACAGAAGACTGACTTGGAGGATGAACTGCGCAAACTTCGTGTGTCTGAAATGGAGGCTGTCTCCAAAGTTACAGTCTTAGAAGCAAGAGTCGAAGAACGAGAGAAAGAAATCGGATCATTGTTAAAGGAAACCAATGAACAGAGGGCTCATAACGTGAAGTCACTTGAGAAGCTGTTGGATGAAGAGCGTAAGGCTCATATTGCTGCAAATCGAAGAGCTGAAGCTCTTTCTCTTGAGCTGCAAGCAGCACAGGCTAGCGTTGATAATCTTCAGCAAGAACTAGCTCAAGCTAGGTTAAAAGAAACTGCACTTGACAACAAAATTAGAGCTGCGAGTTCCTCACGTGGGAAGCGGAGTAGAATTGAAGAAGTCGTTGATATGGACATTGGAGATACAAGTGACAGAATCATAAGGACTAATAAACGGGCTCGAAGCGCAAGAGGAGATGATCAAGGTCCTACTGACGAAGGAGATGAGGACTTTCAAAGCCATCAAGACAATggcgaggaggaggaagaagaagattacagGAAGCTTACTGTGCAGAATCTAAAGCATGAGCTGACCAAGTACGATTGTGGACATTTGTTATTGAATAGAGGCcatcaaaacaagaaagagattCTTGCTTTGTATGAAACTCATGTTCTTCCCAAGAAAGCTttagggaaagaagaagagagaaagaggcaGAGAGAAGTCACTTCTTCTTAG